The Apibacter raozihei DNA segment ATTACTATTTTGTCAAACCATCATTAGAAAGAGGTCTTTCACCAGATGACTATGAAGAAAAAATAAAAAAATATTTTGAAAATTACAAAAAATTCAGCTCAGTACCTGAAGGGCTAAAAGTCGCTGTTAAAGAATCTTACAAAGACGATATAATCTTTGTAGGGGGAAGCAATTTTGTAGTCTCCGAAATTTTTTAAAAAATTATTTGCAAGATTAAAAAATGTACGTATATTTGCAATCCAATTACGAAACAAAGTAACAACATAAGTTCTTAAACATCTTTGTTTTTTAAATTGGGCGATTAGCTCAGCTGGTTCAGAGCACCTGCCTTACAAGCAGGGGGTCGCAGGTTCGAACCCTGCATCGCCCACAACAAACACAAGCCTTTTTATTAAAGGTTTTTTTGTTGGTACAGACCCATGGTGTAACGGTAGCACACCGGTTTTTGGTACCGTTTGTCGGGGTTCGAATCCCTGTGGGTCTACTAAGTAAGTAATAAATGAAAAATTATTTGCTGGTTCAAAAAAATGTATTACATTTGCACCCGCAAATAAAATAAGAAAGAGAATTAATAATATGGCAAATCATAAGTCAGCATTAAAAAGAGTAAGACAGAATCACGTAAAAAGATTACGTAACAAGTACTATCATAAATCTGCTCGAACTGCTATTAAGGAGTTGAGAACTGAAACTGATAAATCTGTTGCTAGCGAAAAATTACCCGCTGTTTTTTCTCAGATTGATAAGTTAGCTAAAAGAAATATTATTCATAAGAATAAAGCTTCTAACTTAAAATCAAAACTAAGTAAGCACGTAAACGCATTAGCGTAACAAGATATCGAGGCCCGTTCGTATATCGGTTAGTACTCCAGATTTTCATTCTGGCAAGAGGGGTTCGACTCCCCTACGGGCTACTAAAGCATTAAACTTTTGTTTAATGCTTTTTTTATTTTTATAATCTCAGAAAATTTCGCTTTATTTTAAATCTTCTTTTTCTCTTGTTTTCTCCCTTATTTTATTTGTAAAATTGATTCTATAAATACTCAGACATCTGATTATAGTTTGTTAAAACATTATTGATTATAAACAAAGAGATCATCCGTTATTTCGTTTTAAAATATTATATGGTTTACTTGCTTTTATAGCCTGCAAATATTTTTCTTAATACTTCTTCATTAGATTATATATAATACACTCTCTATTTACCTTAAAAAATGCACTAATTATACAGTTTGCATACCTACTACATTATTCCTATATACCCATCTTATAAAAAACCTATAAGCCTACAAAAAAAAGAGCTTCCGAATTATTCGGAAGCTCTCTCATTAGATAGATATTCAAATATATTAATTGTTAGTATTTATTCCATTAAATTGAGCTTGTTTTATAGCCCAAGACATTAAATTACCGAACAATCTGGAATTTTCAACATCACCCCCTGCCCAATTTGTCCTTGTAATAGGATTATAACTTGCGTCAACAGCAAACGGAGCAGCTGAAGTTGAGCCATAAGATGGTCCTACATAGCTATTATAATTTGACAAAAATCCACCATCTCCACACCAGAAAATATTCAATGAAGAATGCTTAAACATGGTAACTCCACTATAAGTAGTTGTTCCTGTAGCTGTGTTAGCACCACTATAAGTTACAATATTACCTGATGGAATTCCGCTTAAAGATAATGTAGCAGAAGCATCTTCTCCCCATCGTTTACCTCGCAAATCTCCGAAAGGCCCGACCATAATATCATCGTTAACACCTGATAATTGATACGCAACACCTCCTCCATTAACACCTGAGCCACTTATGCTATTATCTCCAAACAAATTTTTGAAAAAAGCCGATACAATAGTTGCATTGGCATAAGTATTTTCACTAAATAAAATTAATACACCGCCTTTATAAACATAATCGGTTAGCTGTTGTATTGTTGCTGAATCATAATTTAAGAAATAACCTACTACGATAATATCAGGGTTCTGACTTAAGGCATTAGTCAATGCTGTCTGATTTATAATTCCAGTACCAGATATCATTCTTTGAGTTTCACCGTCAATATAATTAAATGATAATCCTTCAATCTTTACAAGACTGTTTTCCGAAGTTCCAAAATTTTGTTGAGCCATTAGCATATTGTACGGAGCTGAACCTGATTGTAAATGATAGCCATAAGCATTATTATAATATCCAATACCAAGAATTTTTTTTGCTGTATAAGCGATGTTAACAGTGGCTGTACATGTTGCAACAGATGATATGCTATTTGACGTAATAGTCAAAACCTTAGGAGTTAGAGAAGTGGGCGTACCAGTACCTACTAAAGTTACTTCCTGATTTGCTTGTGATAAGAGACCAGAACCACTGAAACTAATTCCATCAACTTCATTAGTTGATATTATATATGTTGATCCATAAGCAGATGGATCAACATTTAATGTTAATGTAATGGTATTACTTGAAGCATTTAATGATTTATTTAATATATAAACTCCGTTAACCTTAACACTGTTGCAACCCATAGTGAACAATGGTTTAATTGAAGAATCTTCAACTTTTACATAAGTAGTATTACATGACGAATCAACACCATTTAATGCAAATTTGATAAGATCACCAGGAGTTTCATTCACATTTGTTGGAGTACCAGCTCCTTTAAGTATAATTTCATATTGACCAGTGGCTAAAAACTCTCCAGAATCTAAAAAATAATAACCATTGTCTGGATTAGGCATTCCTGTAATTGAGTATGAACCAATCTTAGTTACATTTACAGTCAATTTTATATAATTACTACTTCCCAAAGCTGTTTTATTCAAATATTGGCCGAAAACTTTAATTGTAGAACAGTCGGTAATTTCAAAAACAGCTTTACCTGCTTTCCCACAGATACTGCTCCAAACTGATTCTAATCGATTCCAATAATTGAAACAATCTTCCGTAGTGTTATATACCATTAAGCCATTTTGAGCATTTTCGACACTTATTGCATCACGCTGGGCTTCTGTAATTCTCGGAATTAATATTCCTTTGTCATTGTTTGGAGAAACAATGTCTAACATTGATTTTTGATCAGGGGTATCATTGCCGATACCAACCTGTGCAGTTGCCAAATGAGCAAACATTATTGAGCACAATAAAATAAATTTTTTCATAGTTTAAGTAAATATATTTAATGATCTTGATTCTTTTGTTTTATAAAAACGTTAAGCTAGTTTATCAATCTCCAAATATCTTCTTTTTGTTGTTAATAAGAAGTGGATATTAATACACATATATACACAGTGAGAATTATAATGATTAAATAGACTACACAATTATACTCATTTAACTAATAGATTAGTTGAAATTAAACTTTAATTAACGGAAATTACCTTTGTCTAAAACTTTATTTATAAAAAAATAAGTTTTATAGTTTTATATAAAATCTGATTTTTTGTAGCCAATCAGCTTAACTTAAAATTAATCACACAGCATATTTTAGATCAGGTGTAAAAAGATACATTTATATTGCAAGAAAAAATATAAAAGTTAACTATATATTGTAAAGGTTTACTATTTTTGTTAGCGCAAAGTAAAATAAACCTTTTTATGTATTTAATTTTAAAGAATATTCACCATTATACAGGTATGGCTGTATTAATATTTGTCTTATTATTAACCGTAGTTTCTTTTATCTATTTTCTTCAGAAACGTACACTTTCAGTTCAGGTAAGAAAAATTTCCTTAACCACTTTAATTCTTACTCATATACAGGTATTGATTGGTATCGCTTTACTGATTACATATTTTAGTATGTCTCAAATAAGCTTTAAAGAAATTATGCCGAATGCAGTAATGAGAAGAAATTATGTGGAACATCCTACCAGTATGGTTATAGTAGCCATACTAATTACTATTTTTAACAGTAAACTAAAAAAAGTTCAGAACATTAAAGTTTGGATGCTTATAGTTATGGCTTTATCTTTAGCACTAGTCATAAGTATGATACCCAGGGTTTTCTGGAGTACCTTGCTACCTTAATTTTAACTCAAATCTATAAAAATAATAAATTAATGAAAATCGCAATTGTTGGAGTAAGTGGTGCCGTAGGGCAAGAACTTCTCAAAGTATTAGACCAAAGAAATTTTCCTTTATCAGAATTAGCACTTTTTGGTTCAAAAAGAAGTACTGGTCAAGTGTATACTTTTAAAGGTAAGGAGTACAAGGTCAAGGAACTTCAACATAACGATGACTTCAAAGATATTGATATAGCACTAGTTTCAGCTGGTGGAGGAACCTCAATCGAATATGCACAAACTATTACTAAGCATGGAGCTATTATGATTGATAATTCTTCAGCTTTTCGCATGGATAATGATGTTCCGTTAGTAGTGCCGGAAGTAAATGCAGAGGATGCGTTAAATGCTCCGAGAAACATTATAGCTAACCCTAATTGTACCACCATACAAATGGTAGTTTCTCTAAAACCTATTGAACAACTTTCTCATATCAAGAAAGTACATGTTTCTACTTATCAATCTGCTTCCGGAGCAGGTGCAGCAGCTATGGACGAATTAATTCAACAATTGAAAGATGCCGCAGAAAATAAAGAGATAATCTCTGAAAAATTTGCTTATCAGTTAGCGTTAAATCTAATTCCTCAGGTAGATGTTTTCACTGAAAACGGTTATACAAAAGAAGAAATGAAAATGTTTAATGAAACCCGTAAAATTATGCATTCAGACATTGAAGTTTCAGCAACTTGTGTACGGGTTCCTGTATTAAGAGCACACTCAGAGAGCATATGGGTAGAAACTGAAGACGAACTTAGTGTAGACCAGGTTCGACAGGCATTTGAAAACTTTGACGGAGTAATTCTGGAAGATCAACCCAATGACAAGAAATATCCAATGCCTTTATTTTTGTCAGGTAAAGATGAAGTTTTTGTGGGAAGAATAAGAAAAGATTTAACGAATCCGAAGGGAATTACATTTTGGAATGTAAGTGACCAAATCAGAAAAGGTGCGGCGCTAAATGCCGTTCAAATTGCTGAATATCTGGTTAAACAAGAAAAATAATACTCCTGACGGAAAAATAATAACCCTAGAAAGTGTAACTGTAATTAGAAAAATATAGTTACACTTTATTTTTTACTACCAACTCTTTCTTTTGTACCTTTGCAAATATGAGTGCTTTAAAGACTTTAAATCCTTATTTTTATAAACATAAAAGATTACTCTTCTTAGGAATTGTTTTTATTACTCTTGCTAATTTCCTGACAATTTACCCTGTAAAATTTGTAGGCAAAGCCATTAATATAATTGCTGAAACTCTCAAAAACACAAAAATTACTGATGAAAATGCATTGTACAAACAATTATTAATTTATGGTGGTATTATTGTATTAGCTCCTATTCTATCTGGAATCATGAAGTTTTATATGAGGCAAACTATCATTGTAACTTCACGAAAAATTGAATTTGAACTAAAAAACAATATTTATAAACATTATCAGAT contains these protein-coding regions:
- a CDS encoding aspartate-semialdehyde dehydrogenase — translated: MKIAIVGVSGAVGQELLKVLDQRNFPLSELALFGSKRSTGQVYTFKGKEYKVKELQHNDDFKDIDIALVSAGGGTSIEYAQTITKHGAIMIDNSSAFRMDNDVPLVVPEVNAEDALNAPRNIIANPNCTTIQMVVSLKPIEQLSHIKKVHVSTYQSASGAGAAAMDELIQQLKDAAENKEIISEKFAYQLALNLIPQVDVFTENGYTKEEMKMFNETRKIMHSDIEVSATCVRVPVLRAHSESIWVETEDELSVDQVRQAFENFDGVILEDQPNDKKYPMPLFLSGKDEVFVGRIRKDLTNPKGITFWNVSDQIRKGAALNAVQIAEYLVKQEK
- the rpsT gene encoding 30S ribosomal protein S20, with amino-acid sequence MANHKSALKRVRQNHVKRLRNKYYHKSARTAIKELRTETDKSVASEKLPAVFSQIDKLAKRNIIHKNKASNLKSKLSKHVNALA